The proteins below come from a single Isoptericola dokdonensis DS-3 genomic window:
- a CDS encoding DUF881 domain-containing protein gives MSVRGDGQGTPDEPQVPVEQDVSVDEGAPVEAQVPAGPEVPVGPEAVPASGDVPESADVVRGPEVPVAAEPDVPAEPAGGREPVVSFDELVAPGAETPDRAPEGGAADRASASSADDDAHVPGREAVADVDEGDVEEAPAAREPRATGWAAVGRALSLKPTRSQGLAALLCGLLGFALVVQVQQSAQDPLSSARQDDLVRLLDEVTQRSERLADEVDDLTRTRDELASGTGQAQAALDLAEERAASEGILSGRLPAVGPGIEIVVRDGQGVLDAPKLFNVLEELRNAGAEVVELNGVRLVTSTWFLDGDDGIVVDGVTLEAPYRWTVIGDPATLNPALEIPGGALATLRTAGAEARTVEHDEVEVTAVREPAEPQYATPSEPGE, from the coding sequence CGTCTCGGTGGACGAGGGTGCTCCGGTCGAGGCGCAGGTCCCGGCCGGGCCGGAGGTTCCCGTGGGTCCGGAGGCGGTGCCCGCGAGCGGCGACGTGCCGGAGTCCGCGGACGTCGTCCGTGGACCCGAGGTCCCGGTGGCAGCGGAGCCGGACGTGCCGGCGGAGCCCGCCGGTGGCAGGGAGCCGGTCGTGTCGTTCGACGAGCTGGTGGCGCCGGGTGCGGAGACGCCCGACCGTGCCCCCGAGGGGGGTGCTGCGGACAGGGCGTCGGCGTCGTCGGCGGACGACGACGCGCACGTTCCGGGGCGGGAGGCCGTCGCGGACGTGGACGAGGGCGACGTGGAGGAGGCGCCGGCGGCGCGGGAGCCTCGGGCGACCGGGTGGGCGGCGGTGGGCCGTGCCCTGAGCCTGAAGCCGACCCGGTCCCAGGGTCTGGCGGCGCTGCTGTGCGGTCTGCTCGGGTTCGCGCTGGTGGTGCAGGTGCAGCAGTCGGCGCAGGACCCGTTGTCGTCGGCGCGCCAGGACGACCTGGTGCGGCTGCTGGACGAGGTGACGCAGCGTTCGGAGCGGCTGGCCGACGAGGTGGACGACCTGACGCGCACGCGCGACGAGCTCGCGTCGGGGACGGGGCAGGCGCAGGCGGCGCTGGACCTCGCCGAGGAGCGGGCGGCGTCGGAGGGCATCCTGTCCGGGCGGCTGCCCGCGGTCGGTCCCGGGATCGAGATCGTCGTGCGGGACGGCCAGGGTGTCCTGGACGCCCCGAAGCTCTTCAACGTCCTGGAGGAGCTGCGCAACGCCGGCGCGGAGGTGGTCGAGCTCAACGGGGTGCGGCTGGTGACGTCGACCTGGTTCCTGGACGGGGACGACGGCATCGTGGTGGACGGGGTGACGTTGGAGGCGCCGTACCGGTGGACGGTGATCGGTGACCCCGCGACCCTGAACCCCGCGCTGGAGATCCCGGGCGGTGCGTTGGCGACGCTGCGCACGGCGGGGGCGGAGGCGCGGACGGTGGAGCACGACGAGGTCGAGGTGACGGCGGTGCGGGAGCCGGCGGAGCCGCAGTACGCGACGCCGTCCGAGCCGGGCGAATGA
- a CDS encoding FHA domain-containing protein, protein MTDPRALPPHEAGVDTTAHLGRIGAPAEEQNPRIPLTAEEAAAVAALPRHSALLVVQYGSGAIGERFLLDSDRSVAGRSEHAEVFLDDVTVSRKHAEFAREGDRFVVRDIGSLNGTYLNRQRIDAAMLSTGDEVQIGKFRMSFHASPQAPRGPQAPAS, encoded by the coding sequence ATGACGGACCCCCGCGCACTTCCGCCGCACGAGGCGGGCGTCGACACGACGGCCCATCTCGGCCGGATCGGGGCGCCCGCCGAGGAGCAGAACCCGCGCATCCCGCTCACCGCGGAGGAGGCGGCTGCCGTGGCGGCGCTGCCGCGCCATTCGGCGCTCCTGGTGGTGCAGTACGGCTCGGGTGCGATCGGTGAGAGGTTCCTGCTGGACTCGGACCGGTCGGTCGCGGGGCGCAGCGAGCACGCCGAGGTGTTCCTCGACGACGTGACGGTGTCGCGCAAGCACGCGGAGTTCGCCCGGGAGGGCGACCGGTTCGTGGTGCGGGACATCGGGTCGCTGAACGGCACCTACCTCAACCGGCAGCGGATCGACGCGGCGATGCTGTCGACGGGCGACGAGGTGCAGATCGGCAAGTTCCGGATGTCGTTCCACGCCAGCCCGCAGGCGCCGCGGGGTCCCCAGGCGCCGGCCTCGTGA
- a CDS encoding MerR family transcriptional regulator: protein MTSASGAWHAPEPDDAPEPWPPRISRHASMRISDVLSQLRGDFPAVSHSKLRFLEEQGLITPVRTPSGYRQYSPADVERLRFVLAEQRDSYLPLKVIKEHLAAMDAGEPAPGPVPRVAAQPGAPVAGGRRRWTVALVADATGTPPELVQGLVDDGVLRETSGVLDPSAPDVVRLAVRLAEHGIEARHLRPLRSSAERHVGLVDQVVAPYRSQQHEQGRAQAQEIAEEIGDLLARLHTTWVRQGTTDLT, encoded by the coding sequence GTGACGTCGGCGTCCGGGGCGTGGCACGCCCCGGAGCCCGACGACGCCCCCGAGCCGTGGCCGCCGCGCATCTCGCGGCACGCCTCGATGCGGATCTCGGACGTGCTGTCCCAGCTGCGGGGCGACTTCCCGGCCGTGTCGCACTCCAAGCTGCGGTTCCTCGAGGAGCAGGGGCTCATCACCCCGGTGCGGACCCCCTCCGGGTACCGGCAGTACAGCCCCGCGGACGTCGAGCGGCTGCGGTTCGTGCTGGCGGAGCAGCGGGACTCCTACCTGCCGTTGAAGGTCATCAAGGAGCATCTCGCCGCGATGGACGCCGGCGAACCCGCCCCCGGTCCGGTGCCGCGCGTCGCCGCCCAGCCGGGTGCCCCCGTCGCGGGCGGGCGACGCCGCTGGACGGTCGCGCTGGTCGCGGACGCCACCGGTACCCCGCCGGAGCTCGTCCAGGGGCTCGTCGACGACGGCGTGCTGCGCGAGACGTCCGGGGTGCTCGACCCGTCCGCGCCGGACGTCGTGCGTCTCGCGGTCCGTCTCGCCGAGCACGGCATCGAGGCACGCCACCTGCGCCCGCTGCGGTCGTCCGCCGAGCGGCACGTGGGTCTCGTCGACCAGGTCGTGGCGCCCTACCGCAGCCAGCAGCACGAGCAGGGACGCGCGCAGGCGCAGGAGATCGCCGAGGAGATCGGGGACCTCCTGGCCCGGCTGCACACCACGTGGGTGCGCCAGGGCACCACCGACCTCACCTGA
- a CDS encoding bifunctional nuclease family protein, protein MVPVEVLGVRQQQDQEIVVILLDAAAELAVPIVIGAREASAIAMAQAGVTTPRPMTHDLLRDLLGAVHVDLDRVEIVALDGGIFFAELVLSTGVRLDSRASDAIALAVRTGSPVLCSAEVVASAGVEVVDLAQQREVERFRDFLDHVTAEDFTTGGGPVEPSPDDTPP, encoded by the coding sequence ATGGTCCCGGTGGAGGTGCTCGGCGTCCGGCAGCAGCAGGACCAGGAGATCGTGGTCATCCTGCTCGACGCGGCGGCCGAGCTCGCCGTGCCCATCGTCATCGGCGCCCGCGAGGCGTCCGCCATCGCGATGGCGCAGGCCGGGGTCACCACGCCACGCCCCATGACGCACGACCTGCTGCGCGACCTCCTCGGGGCCGTCCACGTCGACCTGGACCGGGTGGAGATCGTGGCGCTGGACGGGGGCATCTTCTTCGCCGAGCTCGTCCTGTCGACGGGGGTGCGGCTCGACTCGCGCGCCTCCGACGCGATCGCGCTGGCCGTCCGCACCGGCAGCCCCGTGCTGTGCTCGGCCGAGGTGGTCGCGTCCGCCGGCGTGGAGGTCGTCGACCTCGCCCAGCAGCGCGAGGTCGAACGGTTCCGCGACTTCCTCGACCACGTCACGGCCGAGGACTTCACCACCGGCGGGGGACCGGTCGAGCCCAGCCCCGACGACACGCCACCTTGA
- a CDS encoding MerR family transcriptional regulator translates to MDSSSGASAQVGVPAVGAQGLLFGEDLTEQDPGTGYRGTTACRVAGITYRQLDYWARTGLVEPSIRPATGSGTHRLYGFRDVLVLKIVKRLLDTGVSLQQIRTAVTHLRERGVDDLAQITLMSDGASVYECTSPDEVVDLVQGGQGVFGIAVGRVWREIEGTLSQMPTETLDDTDDDLFHPDDELAARRRARDAG, encoded by the coding sequence GTGGACAGCTCAAGCGGCGCCAGCGCACAGGTCGGCGTACCGGCGGTCGGCGCGCAGGGCCTGCTGTTCGGGGAGGACCTCACCGAACAGGACCCCGGCACCGGGTACCGGGGGACCACGGCCTGCCGGGTCGCCGGCATCACGTACCGGCAGCTCGACTACTGGGCCCGCACCGGGCTCGTCGAGCCCTCGATCCGGCCCGCCACGGGCTCCGGCACCCACCGCCTCTACGGCTTCCGCGACGTCCTCGTGCTGAAGATCGTCAAGCGGCTCCTCGACACCGGGGTGTCCTTGCAGCAGATCCGCACAGCCGTCACGCACCTGCGGGAGCGCGGCGTCGACGACCTCGCCCAGATCACCCTCATGAGCGACGGCGCGTCCGTGTACGAGTGCACGTCGCCCGACGAGGTCGTCGACCTCGTCCAGGGCGGTCAAGGAGTCTTCGGCATCGCCGTCGGGCGCGTGTGGCGCGAGATCGAGGGCACCCTGTCCCAGATGCCCACCGAGACCCTCGACGACACCGACGACGACCTCTTCCACCCGGACGACGAGCTCGCCGCCCGCCGGCGGGCCCGCGACGCCGGCTGA
- a CDS encoding phospholipase D-like domain-containing protein, translated as MPDAPRSSFVPVHVDIDWQRVRKIVSRTALLAAAIPLTAGATVMAIDKVRGQRYPLDARFPTAPPTDTTIDDTTATVYTYGADLYEAMLDAIAQARHTVFLETYIWKGDPTGERFKEAVSDAARRGVQVYVIFDGFANLVVPPSFFVFPPQVHVLRFPALRAGLLTLNLRHSGRDHRKILVVDDEVAFVGGYNIGELYATKWRDTHLRLRGPAAWELRNAFVDFWNRWRGAKHPVLQDRGAEHWQPALRAARNAPSDLVFPIRGIYLDAIDRATHHIYITQAYFIPDRDILDALLAAAARGVDVRVLVPERSNHALADWLARGRYTRLLRGGVRIMLYQGAMVHAKTATIDGRWSTVGTANIDRLSLTGNYEINLEIVDDGVATTLEDVFRMDESNSREMTYEEWAGRSPLNKVAEKILEPLEPLL; from the coding sequence GTGCCCGACGCCCCTCGCTCGTCCTTCGTCCCGGTCCACGTCGACATCGACTGGCAGCGCGTGCGCAAGATCGTGTCACGCACCGCGCTGCTCGCCGCAGCGATACCCCTGACCGCCGGAGCGACGGTCATGGCGATCGACAAGGTGCGCGGCCAGCGCTACCCGCTCGACGCCCGCTTCCCGACGGCGCCCCCGACGGACACCACGATCGACGACACCACGGCCACCGTCTACACGTACGGCGCCGACCTGTACGAGGCGATGCTGGACGCCATCGCCCAGGCCCGGCACACCGTGTTCCTCGAGACGTACATCTGGAAGGGCGACCCGACCGGCGAACGCTTCAAGGAGGCGGTGTCCGACGCGGCCCGCCGCGGCGTGCAGGTGTACGTCATCTTCGACGGCTTCGCGAACCTCGTGGTGCCGCCGTCGTTCTTCGTCTTCCCCCCGCAGGTGCACGTGCTGCGCTTCCCCGCGCTGCGCGCCGGCCTGCTGACCCTCAACCTGCGACACTCGGGCCGCGACCACCGCAAGATCCTCGTCGTCGACGACGAGGTCGCGTTCGTCGGCGGCTACAACATCGGCGAGCTGTACGCGACGAAGTGGCGCGACACGCACCTGCGGCTGCGCGGACCGGCCGCCTGGGAGCTGCGCAACGCGTTCGTCGACTTCTGGAACCGGTGGCGCGGCGCCAAGCACCCCGTGCTGCAGGACCGCGGCGCCGAGCACTGGCAGCCCGCGCTGCGCGCCGCCCGCAACGCGCCCAGCGACCTGGTGTTCCCGATCCGCGGCATCTACCTCGACGCGATCGACCGGGCCACCCACCACATCTACATCACCCAGGCCTACTTCATCCCGGACCGCGACATCCTCGACGCCCTCCTGGCCGCTGCCGCCCGCGGCGTCGACGTGCGCGTGCTCGTGCCGGAGCGGTCCAACCATGCGCTCGCGGACTGGCTGGCGCGGGGCCGGTACACGCGGCTCCTGCGCGGCGGGGTGCGGATCATGCTGTACCAGGGGGCGATGGTGCACGCGAAGACGGCGACGATCGACGGTCGCTGGTCGACGGTGGGCACGGCGAACATCGACCGCCTCAGCCTGACGGGCAACTACGAGATCAACCTGGAGATCGTCGACGACGGGGTCGCCACGACGCTGGAGGACGTCTTCCGGATGGACGAGTCGAACTCGCGGGAGATGACGTACGAGGAGTGGGCGGGCCGCTCTCCGCTGAACAAGGTCGCGGAGAAGATCCTGGAGCCGCTCGAGCCGCTGCTGTGA
- a CDS encoding tyrosine-type recombinase/integrase produces the protein MVAPPRLELLSVAQAADRYLASVRVETVRGVLSPATERSYARDVTELVGLLGADRVLDDVTGDDVDDALVRYQAGVDGRYNDPRRKRGPGRSTATVNRFRQSATRFFGHAARQCWVQADPMQWAAPPAKVRDRLRTERTALSASAAQSLLSSVEPPPHGAAARTRADHALGLRDRLVVALLVVLGPRVSELVRADVTDLVREPEGTVWRIVGKGGTSRTVALSPPLAALLEEYLATLRPRLAARRPDDDDARRALLLSWRGRRLEAQAVRDLLNRAVARMPEPYRRPATPHALRHTTATLLVADGWDVKVVAELLGHRSIATTGVYLDRIDGELAAAIRTHPLAASLGPTSPPPEAPPPGTTPPGSLR, from the coding sequence GTGGTAGCACCACCGCGCCTCGAGCTGCTGTCGGTCGCGCAGGCTGCTGACCGCTACCTCGCGTCGGTGCGGGTCGAGACGGTCCGCGGGGTCCTGTCCCCCGCGACCGAACGGTCGTACGCGCGGGACGTCACCGAGCTCGTCGGGCTGCTCGGCGCGGACCGCGTGCTGGACGACGTGACCGGCGACGACGTCGACGACGCCCTCGTGCGCTACCAGGCGGGCGTCGACGGCCGCTACAACGACCCGCGCCGCAAGCGCGGCCCGGGCCGCTCGACCGCGACGGTCAACCGGTTCCGGCAGTCCGCGACGCGCTTCTTCGGTCATGCGGCCCGCCAGTGCTGGGTGCAGGCCGACCCGATGCAGTGGGCCGCTCCCCCTGCGAAGGTCCGCGACCGGCTCCGCACCGAGCGCACGGCCCTGTCGGCGTCGGCCGCACAGTCGCTCCTGTCCAGCGTCGAGCCGCCGCCCCACGGGGCGGCGGCCCGGACTCGCGCCGACCACGCGCTGGGCCTGCGGGACCGCCTGGTCGTCGCGCTGCTGGTCGTCCTCGGGCCACGCGTCTCCGAGCTCGTGCGCGCCGACGTCACCGACCTGGTCCGCGAACCGGAGGGCACGGTGTGGCGGATCGTCGGCAAGGGCGGCACGTCCCGCACCGTCGCGCTCAGCCCGCCCCTGGCGGCCCTGCTCGAGGAGTACCTGGCCACGCTGCGTCCGCGCCTGGCAGCGCGCCGGCCGGACGACGACGACGCCCGGCGGGCGCTGCTGCTGTCCTGGCGGGGCCGGCGCCTGGAGGCGCAGGCCGTCCGCGACCTGCTGAACCGTGCCGTCGCGCGCATGCCGGAGCCGTACCGCCGACCGGCGACCCCGCACGCCCTGCGGCACACCACCGCCACCCTGCTCGTCGCCGACGGCTGGGACGTCAAGGTGGTGGCCGAGCTGCTCGGCCACCGGTCCATCGCGACCACCGGGGTGTACCTCGACCGGATCGACGGCGAGCTCGCCGCCGCGATCCGCACGCACCCCCTCGCCGCGTCGCTGGGACCAACCTCACCACCCCCGGAGGCGCCCCCACCGGGCACGACGCCGCCCGGGTCGCTACGGTGA
- a CDS encoding SRPBCC domain-containing protein produces the protein MEMGTIERQLYVEAAPEVVFAVVSEPEHVKRWWPDEADYPLEPGGPGRIGFAEDGGATHWETFTVVEVDPPHRFTFRWSYPQGVPARRGNSFLVEFVLAPEGKGTRLTMTETGFREQGWTEAQVVAAYEDHVAGWDHFLPLLPRYAESLEVPA, from the coding sequence ATGGAGATGGGAACGATCGAACGACAGCTCTACGTCGAGGCGGCGCCCGAGGTGGTGTTCGCCGTCGTCAGCGAGCCGGAGCACGTCAAGCGCTGGTGGCCCGACGAGGCGGACTACCCGCTCGAGCCGGGCGGCCCGGGCCGGATCGGGTTCGCCGAGGACGGCGGGGCGACGCACTGGGAGACCTTCACCGTCGTGGAGGTCGATCCCCCGCACCGCTTCACCTTCCGCTGGTCGTACCCGCAGGGCGTACCGGCCCGGCGCGGCAACTCGTTCCTCGTGGAGTTCGTGCTCGCGCCGGAGGGCAAGGGCACACGGCTGACGATGACCGAGACCGGCTTCCGGGAGCAGGGCTGGACCGAGGCACAGGTCGTCGCGGCGTACGAGGACCACGTGGCCGGCTGGGACCACTTCCTGCCGCTCCTCCCCCGCTACGCCGAGTCGCTGGAGGTGCCCGCATGA
- a CDS encoding ArsR/SmtB family transcription factor yields the protein MTTPVDDVLWSAVGDPTRRRMLDVLVGQGASTATSLAGVLPVTRQAVAKHLLVLERAGLVHAVTVGRQKQFRVDEAQLRRAVAQLADVGAAWDARLARVKQLAETIQLAATKDVPDGNGGHRSPARLPGNDSTDEPEEG from the coding sequence ATGACGACGCCGGTCGACGACGTGCTGTGGTCGGCGGTGGGCGACCCGACCAGGCGCCGGATGCTGGACGTGCTGGTGGGTCAGGGCGCGAGCACGGCGACGAGCCTGGCGGGCGTGCTGCCGGTGACGCGGCAGGCGGTCGCCAAGCACCTGCTGGTGCTGGAGCGAGCCGGCCTGGTGCACGCGGTCACGGTGGGTCGGCAGAAGCAGTTCCGAGTCGACGAGGCGCAGCTGCGCCGGGCCGTGGCGCAGCTCGCGGACGTCGGGGCGGCGTGGGACGCGCGCCTGGCACGCGTCAAGCAGCTCGCCGAGACGATCCAGTTGGCGGCGACGAAGGACGTGCCGGACGGGAACGGGGGGCACCGCTCCCCCGCACGGCTGCCCGGGAACGACAGCACGGACGAACCGGAGGAGGGCTGA
- a CDS encoding SRPBCC family protein, which produces MVDILHRIGVKGSASAEVFAALTTTEGLAGWWTRDVSGGSGVGEVVAFRFPPVGGFDMRVLESEPGRRVVWEVVDGPPEWVGTRVSWDVRESDGWTVVLFAHSGWAEPVEFMHHCSTKWATFLMSLKGFVESGTGAPAPGDVVVSDWH; this is translated from the coding sequence ATGGTCGACATCCTGCACCGCATCGGGGTGAAGGGGTCCGCGAGCGCCGAGGTGTTCGCGGCGTTGACGACGACGGAGGGTCTGGCGGGCTGGTGGACGCGGGACGTGTCGGGTGGCTCGGGCGTCGGGGAGGTGGTGGCGTTCCGGTTCCCGCCGGTGGGTGGTTTCGACATGCGGGTGCTGGAGTCGGAGCCGGGTCGGCGGGTCGTGTGGGAGGTGGTGGACGGTCCGCCGGAGTGGGTGGGCACGCGGGTGTCGTGGGACGTGCGGGAGTCGGACGGGTGGACGGTGGTGCTGTTCGCGCACTCGGGGTGGGCGGAGCCGGTGGAGTTCATGCATCACTGCTCGACGAAGTGGGCGACGTTCCTCATGAGCCTGAAGGGGTTCGTGGAGTCGGGTACGGGGGCTCCGGCTCCGGGGGACGTGGTGGTGAGCGACTGGCACTGA
- a CDS encoding ATP-binding cassette domain-containing protein, protein MAAPADQRDPHVADTHDTIRVAGARENNLRDVTVDLPKRRLTVFTGVSGSGKSSLVFATIAAESRRLIDETYPTFLQGFMPSLPRPDVDSLSGITTAILVDQERLGANVRSTVGTVTDANAMLRHLYSRIGDPYVGPPPAFSFNVPTAKASGVMSTEKAGGGTEKKVVREQVYLGGMCPECEGRGTVSDLDLSVIVDETLSLNDGAILVPGYKADGWMVKAYSESGFVDGDKPVQDYTDTERHDLLYREKGKVKALGMNMTYQGLIPKLRESVFSKDPESLQPHVRRFVEAAAVFAPCPACDGTRLNDSARSAKIAGKNIAEVCRLQITDAADWARSIDDPAVAPLVTNLLHLFDSFTEIGLGYLSLDRPSGTLSGGEAQRVKMIRHLGSALTDVTYVFDEPTIGLHPHDIARMNNLLVDLRDKGNTVLVVEHKPEAIAIADHVVDLGPGAGTDGGTICYEGDVAGLRASGTLTGKHLDLRVGVKDTVREPTGTLQIRGATQNNLKNVDVDIPTGILTVVTGVAGSGKSSLVHGNLAHRDDVVVVDQSAIKGSRRSNPATYTGLLEPVRKAFAKANGVKPALFSANSEGACPTCKGNGRIYTELGFMETVETPCEDCGGKRFQAAVLDYTLAGKNIAEVLDLSVAQAHDYFSTGEAKITSVRTILGHLRDVGLGYIRLGQPLNTLSGGERQRLKLAMHMGDRGGVFLLDEPTTGLHLADVENLLALLDRLVDDGKTVIVIEHHQAVMAHADHLLDIGPGAGHDGGTVVFEGTPAQLVADRTTLTGQHLAEYVGA, encoded by the coding sequence CACGTCGCCGACACCCACGACACCATCCGCGTCGCCGGCGCCCGCGAGAACAACCTGCGCGACGTCACCGTCGACCTGCCCAAGCGCCGCCTGACCGTCTTCACCGGCGTGTCCGGGTCCGGCAAGAGCTCGCTGGTGTTCGCCACCATCGCCGCCGAGTCCCGCCGCCTCATCGACGAGACCTACCCCACGTTCCTGCAGGGCTTCATGCCGTCCCTGCCCCGCCCCGACGTCGACTCCCTGTCCGGCATCACCACCGCCATCCTCGTCGACCAGGAACGCCTCGGCGCCAACGTCCGCTCCACCGTCGGCACCGTCACCGACGCCAACGCGATGCTGCGCCACCTGTACAGCCGCATCGGCGACCCCTACGTCGGCCCGCCCCCCGCCTTCTCCTTCAACGTCCCCACCGCCAAGGCCTCCGGCGTCATGAGCACCGAGAAGGCCGGGGGAGGCACCGAGAAGAAGGTCGTGCGCGAACAGGTCTACCTCGGCGGCATGTGCCCCGAGTGCGAGGGCCGCGGCACCGTCTCCGACCTCGACCTGTCCGTCATCGTCGACGAGACCCTCTCCCTCAACGACGGCGCCATCCTCGTGCCCGGCTACAAGGCCGACGGCTGGATGGTCAAGGCCTACTCCGAGTCCGGGTTCGTCGACGGCGACAAGCCCGTCCAGGACTACACCGACACCGAACGCCACGACCTGCTCTACCGCGAGAAGGGCAAGGTCAAGGCCCTCGGCATGAACATGACCTACCAGGGCCTCATCCCGAAGCTGCGCGAGTCCGTGTTCTCCAAGGACCCCGAGTCCCTCCAGCCCCACGTGCGCCGCTTCGTCGAGGCCGCCGCCGTCTTCGCCCCCTGCCCCGCCTGCGACGGCACCCGCCTCAACGACTCCGCCCGCTCCGCCAAGATCGCCGGCAAGAACATCGCCGAGGTCTGCCGCCTCCAGATCACCGACGCCGCCGACTGGGCCCGCAGCATCGACGACCCCGCCGTCGCACCCCTCGTCACCAACCTGCTGCACCTGTTCGACTCCTTCACCGAGATCGGCCTCGGCTACCTGTCCCTCGACCGGCCCTCCGGCACCCTGTCCGGGGGAGAGGCACAACGCGTCAAGATGATCCGCCACCTCGGCTCCGCCCTCACCGACGTCACCTACGTCTTCGACGAGCCCACCATCGGCCTGCACCCCCACGACATCGCCCGCATGAACAACCTCCTCGTCGACCTGCGCGACAAGGGCAACACCGTCCTCGTCGTCGAGCACAAGCCCGAAGCCATCGCCATCGCCGACCACGTCGTCGACCTCGGCCCCGGCGCCGGCACCGACGGCGGCACCATCTGCTACGAGGGCGACGTCGCCGGACTGCGCGCCAGCGGCACCCTCACCGGCAAGCACCTCGACCTGCGCGTCGGCGTCAAGGACACCGTCCGCGAACCCACCGGCACCCTCCAGATCCGCGGCGCCACCCAGAACAACCTCAAGAACGTCGACGTCGACATCCCCACCGGCATCCTCACCGTCGTCACCGGCGTCGCCGGCTCCGGCAAGAGCTCACTCGTCCACGGCAACCTCGCCCACCGCGACGACGTCGTCGTCGTCGACCAGAGCGCCATCAAGGGCTCCCGCCGCTCCAACCCCGCCACCTACACCGGCCTGCTCGAACCCGTCCGCAAGGCCTTCGCCAAGGCCAACGGCGTCAAGCCCGCCCTCTTCAGCGCCAACTCCGAGGGCGCCTGCCCCACCTGCAAGGGCAACGGCCGCATCTACACCGAGCTCGGCTTCATGGAGACCGTCGAGACCCCCTGCGAGGACTGCGGCGGCAAGCGGTTCCAGGCCGCCGTCCTCGACTACACCCTCGCCGGCAAGAACATCGCCGAGGTCCTCGACCTGTCCGTCGCGCAGGCCCACGACTACTTCTCCACCGGCGAGGCCAAGATCACCAGCGTCCGCACCATCCTCGGGCACCTCCGCGACGTCGGCCTCGGCTACATCCGCCTCGGCCAGCCCCTCAACACCCTCTCCGGCGGCGAACGCCAACGCCTCAAGCTCGCCATGCACATGGGCGACCGCGGCGGCGTCTTCCTCCTCGACGAACCCACCACCGGCCTCCACCTCGCCGACGTCGAGAACCTCCTCGCCCTCCTCGACCGCCTCGTCGACGACGGCAAGACCGTCATCGTCATCGAGCACCACCAGGCCGTCATGGCCCACGCCGACCATCTCCTCGACATCGGACCCGGCGCCGGCCACGACGGCGGCACCGTCGTCTTCGAAGGCACCCCCGCCCAGCTCGTCGCCGACCGCACCACCCTCACCGGACAGCACCTCGCCGAGTACGTCGGCGCCTGA